In Vicia villosa cultivar HV-30 ecotype Madison, WI unplaced genomic scaffold, Vvil1.0 ctg.000030F_1_1, whole genome shotgun sequence, the following proteins share a genomic window:
- the LOC131622504 gene encoding uncharacterized protein LOC131622504 encodes MAQREKLPKPEIRLHNLQRLKMKVIKKELHVSQQAQGSTSSTILTNSIYHINASVVTTRIQKVVEVGEEKEINDVQRAHIESTPFKWVLDISNDFSISGGLLWELVIRWDSQNMGFRVRDMIIPLTPVDVCFAIGLSIVEFYFPKTENKVFTGFIKHLDDLDSLDIYSWDLAVYNFVVASLWGSSVVLIEGQNRSQRHLNECAAVLQIWTFNHLSLGKAPAVSRLTFPRIIERVVATEEEMKYDIFNAALFEQGQQFVDPHDYQRLVAENRDFQERITILEGEVRMLKDSKDNSRFENKDVQDDQQIVNFIAEDEVRIYVGDVGHKTPPNDDANVVENQPKSISKMATRMNKKPRTKRGKNSRMNL; translated from the exons ATGGCTCAAAGAGAAAAACTTCCAAAGCCAGAAATCAGATTGCATAATTTGCAAAGATTAAAAATGAAAGTGATTAAAAAAGAATTGCATGTTTCACAGCAAGCACAAGGGAGTACTTCAAGCACCATACTCACAAATTCCATATATCATATCAATGCTAGTGTTGTCACAACAAGAATTCAAAAGGTCGTTGAAGTTGGAGAAGAGAAGGAAATAAATGATG TTCAACGTGCCCATATCGAAAGCACCCCATTCAAATGGGTGTTGGATATATCTAACGACTTCTCAATCTCGGGTGGTTTATTATGGGAGTTAGTAATTAGATGGGACTCACAGAATATGGGATTTCGGGTTAGGGATATGATAATTCCCCTTACCCCCGTGGATGTTTGTTTTGCTATTGGATTGTCTATTGTTG AGTTTTACTTTCCAAAAACCGAGAATAAGGTATTCACGGGATTTATTAAACACTTGGATGATTTGGATTCACTTGATATATATAGTTGGGATCTTGCTGTTTATAACTTTGTGGTTGCTAGTTTATGGGGGTCTTCAGTTGTGTTGATAGAAGGACAAAACAGGTCACAAAGACATTTAAATGAGTGTGCTGCCGTATTGCAG ATTTGGACATTCAACCACTTATCTTTGGGGAAAGCACCTGCTGTTTCTAGGTTAACTTTTCCACGG ATAATTGAAAGAGTGGTTGCAACCGAGGAAGAAATGAAATATGACATATTCAATGCTGCCTTGTTTGAACAAGGACAACAATTTGTGGATCCTCATGATTATCAAAGATTGGTGGCTGAGAATAGAGATTTCCAAGAGAGGATAACAATTCTTGAGGGTGAAGTGAGGATGCTTAAAGACTCAAAAGATAACAGTCGGTTTGAAAATAAGGATGTCCAAGATGATCAACAGATTGTGAACTTTATTGCCGAAGATGAAGTCAGAATTTATGTTGGAGATGTTGGACATAAAACTCCACCAAATGATGATGCCAATGTTGTGGAAAACCAACCAAAGTCTATATCCAAAATGGCTACCAGAATGAATAAGAAACCAAGGACGAAGCGTGGAAAAAATAGTAGAATGAATTTGTAA